A window of Hypnocyclicus thermotrophus contains these coding sequences:
- a CDS encoding type I restriction-modification system subunit M N-terminal domain-containing protein codes for MAKTDNSSFEQKLFKAADKLRKNIDAAEYKHVVLGLVFLKYISESFAELYDKLEADEWSDPEDRDEYIAENVFFVPKLARWTHIHSQAKLPTIKPLMMQWKP; via the coding sequence ATGGCAAAAACAGATAATAGCAGTTTTGAACAAAAACTATTTAAAGCGGCAGACAAACTTAGAAAGAACATTGATGCCGCAGAATACAAACATGTTGTGTTAGGTTTGGTGTTTCTAAAATACATTTCCGAATCGTTTGCAGAACTCTATGACAAATTAGAAGCTGACGAATGGAGTGACCCAGAAGATAGAGACGAATACATTGCTGAAAATGTTTTTTTTGTACCCAAATTAGCTCGTTGGACTCATATTCATTCTCAAGCTAAATTGCCAACTATCAAACCATTGATGATGCAATGGAAGCCATAG
- a CDS encoding SAM-dependent methyltransferase — MEAIEKENKELKNVLPQVYGKANLDKTSLGELIDLISNTELQAENQNSKDLFGRVYEYFLGEFANAEGKKGGQFYTPKAIVKLMVEMIEPYKGRVYDPASGSGGMFVMSEKFVTEHQGNIKDITVYGQESNQTTWKLSKMNLAIRNINSKFVAWNTEGSFLKDAHPDLKADFILANPPFNQKDWGADILQEDGRWKYGTPPNGNANFAWMQHMLYHLSPRGVMATVLSNGSLSSNTSGEGEIRKNLVEADLVECIVALPKQLFYNTGIPACIWFLRREKNSHSKDVLFIDASEMGFMKDRVHRDLAPEDINKIKETYHNWRKDENYEDQKGFCKSATLEEIRKHSHVLTPGRYVGIPDEEDDGILFEDKMTELTATLKQQMDKETELNQEIEKQLAKIGFRL, encoded by the coding sequence ATGGAAGCCATAGAAAAAGAAAACAAAGAACTTAAAAATGTGCTCCCACAAGTTTATGGCAAAGCCAATTTAGACAAAACCTCTTTGGGTGAATTGATTGACTTAATCTCTAACACAGAACTACAAGCCGAAAACCAAAACTCAAAAGACCTTTTTGGTAGAGTTTATGAATACTTTTTAGGAGAATTTGCCAATGCCGAAGGAAAAAAGGGTGGACAATTTTACACACCAAAAGCGATTGTAAAACTGATGGTTGAGATGATAGAGCCTTACAAAGGGAGAGTTTACGACCCTGCAAGTGGTAGTGGTGGAATGTTTGTGATGAGTGAAAAGTTTGTAACTGAGCATCAAGGAAACATAAAAGATATAACTGTTTACGGACAAGAGAGCAACCAAACCACTTGGAAACTTTCTAAAATGAATTTAGCCATTCGTAACATAAATTCAAAGTTTGTGGCTTGGAATACCGAAGGCTCATTTTTAAAAGATGCTCACCCTGATTTAAAAGCCGACTTCATTTTAGCCAATCCACCTTTTAACCAAAAAGATTGGGGAGCAGATATTTTACAAGAAGATGGACGGTGGAAATATGGCACACCACCAAATGGAAACGCCAACTTTGCTTGGATGCAACATATGTTGTATCATCTATCGCCAAGAGGTGTAATGGCAACGGTGCTATCTAATGGAAGTTTAAGTTCCAATACTTCGGGAGAAGGAGAAATTCGTAAAAACTTAGTAGAAGCTGATTTGGTAGAGTGTATTGTAGCCCTACCAAAACAACTTTTTTACAATACTGGTATTCCTGCTTGTATTTGGTTTTTGCGTAGAGAAAAAAACAGCCATAGCAAAGATGTTTTATTTATTGATGCTTCTGAAATGGGCTTTATGAAAGACCGTGTGCATAGAGACTTAGCCCCAGAAGACATTAATAAAATAAAAGAGACCTACCACAACTGGCGTAAAGACGAAAACTACGAAGACCAAAAAGGTTTTTGTAAATCTGCCACGCTTGAAGAGATACGCAAACATTCTCATGTATTAACACCAGGACGATATGTAGGCATACCCGATGAAGAAGATGACGGCATACTATTTGAAGATAAAATGACTGAACTTACAGCAACTTTAAAACAACAAATGGACAAAGAAACCGAGCTTAACCAAGAGATTGAAAAACAACTTGCTAAAATTGGGTTTAGATTATGA
- a CDS encoding acyl-CoA dehydratase activase, with amino-acid sequence MDTTYLLGIDIGSTTIKAVIINNTDEIIYSIYQRHNAEIILTLKKILNEININFKNFNFKIAICGSGGEKIANYLNINFIQEVVANAIAVKEKYKNTKVAIELGGQDAKVIFFNHNNEGNIVNTDMRMNGVCAGGTGAFIDQIAELLDIKTEEFESLASKGKNIYNISGRCGVFAKTDIQPLLNQGVPKEDIALSSFHSIAKQTISGLAQGNEILPPVIFQGGPLKFNPTLIKVFKERLNFSDNQVIIPKNSEIFVAYGTALAINQLFKDTKKYNLEKIIKRLEAYKYNLETNDNYNNVFFKNLEEKDEFYKRHTKTKLKRILKENENIDIYIGIDGGSTTTKIVFIDENDKIIDNFYSSNKEDSLTVAKQGLLYLKDKYRKRNIKFNVKGVGTTGYGENLLYKAFKADYHNVETVSHAKAALKFNKDISFILDIGGQDMKAIFIKNNILTDIVLNEACSSGCGSFLETYAKSLDVKLEDIAKLAFKSKSPSRLGSRCTVFMNSSIITEQKQGKTKEDILAGLCMSIIENVFTKVVRINDFDNLGNVIYVQGGTFKNDAVLRALEIYTNKKVIRAPFPGEMGAYGVALLTKDFITKQKNYKSTFIGLENLENFSYTKKSGSICQFCTNNCVRSIIEFSDGTYFVTGNKCERGEIIGNISIEKTKKELKEKINKINKVPDVMKSREKLILKKYSNILLLPQKNITIGIPKILEFWNSLPFWKSFFETLGFKVILSDNSSYKIFEEGMKFIPSDTICFPSKLAHGHIENLAQKKVDRIFIPTFLKLPKITKKLKNSDGLCAVVQGSALMLSQNNDISNRYNLIIDNPTFRWTSEKLKDKQIIKYMTETFNLKENIIKKAIDIANISQNKFNEELINIGKEAIEYAKEHNTFAVLLAARPYHSDSLINHNISSIFTQNNIPILTIDSVPYDINDKDIENIMIDVNNRFHSEMILATLWAAKQPDIEVAQIISFGCGHDAINSDELARILNKISNKQLLALKVDEGEVIGPLNIRIKSFIETIKEKRKEKKEFKIKSLENGYKARFKYEDKKLKTILIPNLSEAFSEIATAVVKHLGYKAKRLEIADERAIELAKKYVHNDMCYPAFINTGEMLKVLEEKKYNPNEIAFGLAQNCEDCRAAQYLMVIRNALNSFGYENIPIVTTGNDPLGVHPGIKLGIKFQVRMLVGVAIIDTLQVIKRKIKPYEVNKGETKQVYEYYVKKIANSLEKGFFEPFNIFEKAVERFNKIETKQEYKPKVFFIGEILMNYHSTANYKIVEYLENNGLEVIMAGMVDFFRREVITIKEGIKKHHFPNPALSFLYADVTDKAYHYVLKEINKRMKNFKFYEKKISIKDLSKKIEGLVDKSYNSGETWLIPAEILEYAEKGVKSFIIVQPFGCLPNHVTGRGLIKPMKKRYPDIQILALDYDQNTSFANIENRLQMLIMNAK; translated from the coding sequence ATGGATACTACTTATTTACTCGGAATCGATATTGGTTCAACTACAATTAAAGCTGTTATCATAAATAACACAGATGAAATTATTTATTCTATATATCAACGACATAATGCAGAAATTATATTAACTTTAAAAAAAATACTAAATGAAATAAATATTAATTTTAAAAATTTTAATTTTAAAATTGCAATTTGTGGAAGTGGCGGAGAAAAAATTGCGAATTATTTAAATATTAATTTTATTCAAGAAGTTGTTGCTAATGCAATTGCAGTAAAAGAAAAATACAAAAATACGAAAGTTGCAATTGAACTAGGTGGTCAAGATGCAAAAGTTATATTTTTTAATCATAATAATGAAGGTAATATAGTTAATACTGATATGAGGATGAATGGAGTTTGCGCTGGTGGAACTGGAGCTTTTATTGATCAAATAGCTGAATTATTAGATATTAAAACTGAAGAATTTGAAAGTTTGGCATCAAAAGGTAAAAATATATATAATATATCTGGTCGTTGCGGAGTTTTTGCAAAAACAGATATTCAGCCTTTATTAAATCAAGGAGTTCCAAAAGAAGATATTGCACTTTCTAGTTTTCATTCAATAGCAAAACAAACTATTAGTGGATTAGCTCAAGGAAATGAAATACTACCTCCTGTTATATTTCAAGGTGGACCACTAAAATTTAATCCTACATTAATAAAAGTATTTAAAGAAAGACTAAATTTTTCTGATAATCAGGTTATCATTCCCAAAAATTCTGAAATTTTTGTAGCTTATGGTACTGCCTTAGCTATTAATCAATTATTTAAAGATACAAAAAAATATAATTTAGAGAAAATTATTAAACGGTTAGAAGCATATAAATATAATTTAGAAACAAATGATAATTATAATAATGTTTTTTTTAAAAACTTAGAAGAAAAAGATGAATTTTATAAAAGGCATACTAAAACTAAATTAAAAAGAATTTTAAAAGAGAATGAAAATATAGATATTTATATTGGAATTGATGGTGGTTCTACAACTACAAAAATAGTTTTTATAGATGAAAATGATAAAATAATTGATAATTTTTATAGTTCAAATAAAGAAGATTCTTTAACAGTTGCAAAACAAGGCTTACTCTATTTAAAAGATAAATATAGAAAAAGAAATATTAAATTTAATGTAAAAGGTGTAGGAACGACAGGATATGGAGAAAATTTGCTATATAAAGCTTTCAAAGCAGATTATCATAATGTAGAAACTGTTTCACATGCAAAAGCAGCTTTAAAATTTAATAAAGATATTTCATTTATATTGGATATTGGTGGGCAAGACATGAAAGCTATCTTTATTAAAAATAATATTTTAACAGATATTGTATTAAATGAAGCTTGTTCTTCAGGATGTGGGTCATTTCTTGAAACTTATGCAAAATCTTTAGATGTAAAACTAGAAGATATTGCTAAATTAGCATTTAAATCAAAATCTCCTTCAAGACTTGGTTCTAGATGTACAGTTTTTATGAATAGTAGTATTATTACTGAACAAAAACAAGGTAAAACTAAAGAAGATATTTTAGCTGGTTTATGTATGTCTATTATAGAAAATGTATTTACTAAAGTTGTTCGAATAAATGATTTTGATAATTTAGGTAATGTAATTTATGTTCAAGGTGGAACTTTTAAAAATGATGCAGTACTCAGAGCATTAGAAATATATACTAATAAAAAAGTAATTCGTGCTCCATTCCCAGGAGAAATGGGAGCATATGGAGTTGCTTTATTAACTAAAGATTTCATAACAAAGCAAAAAAATTATAAATCTACTTTTATTGGATTAGAAAATTTAGAAAATTTTTCTTATACAAAAAAATCTGGTTCTATATGTCAATTTTGTACAAATAACTGTGTAAGAAGTATAATTGAATTTTCTGATGGTACATATTTTGTAACAGGAAATAAATGTGAACGTGGAGAAATTATTGGCAATATTTCTATCGAAAAAACTAAAAAAGAATTAAAAGAAAAAATTAATAAAATTAACAAAGTTCCAGATGTAATGAAAAGTAGAGAAAAATTAATATTAAAAAAATATTCAAATATATTATTATTACCTCAAAAAAATATTACTATTGGGATTCCTAAAATATTAGAATTTTGGAATAGTTTACCATTTTGGAAAAGTTTTTTTGAAACACTTGGATTTAAAGTGATTTTATCAGATAATAGCTCTTACAAAATATTTGAAGAAGGAATGAAATTTATACCTTCAGATACTATATGCTTCCCTTCAAAATTAGCTCATGGGCATATTGAAAATCTTGCTCAAAAAAAAGTAGATAGAATTTTTATCCCTACTTTTTTAAAATTACCTAAAATTACTAAAAAATTAAAAAATTCAGATGGATTATGTGCGGTAGTACAAGGTTCAGCTTTAATGCTTTCTCAAAATAATGATATAAGTAATAGATATAATCTAATAATTGATAATCCCACTTTTAGATGGACAAGTGAAAAATTAAAGGATAAACAAATTATAAAATATATGACCGAAACATTTAATTTAAAAGAAAATATAATAAAAAAAGCTATTGATATAGCAAATATTTCACAAAATAAATTTAATGAAGAACTAATAAATATAGGTAAAGAGGCAATAGAATATGCTAAAGAACATAATACTTTTGCTGTCCTTTTAGCCGCAAGACCTTATCATTCAGATAGTTTAATTAATCATAATATTTCATCAATATTTACTCAAAATAATATACCTATATTAACTATTGATTCTGTCCCTTATGATATAAACGATAAAGATATAGAAAACATTATGATAGATGTAAATAATAGATTTCATTCAGAAATGATTCTGGCTACATTATGGGCTGCAAAACAGCCAGATATAGAAGTAGCTCAAATAATTAGTTTTGGTTGTGGGCATGATGCTATAAATAGTGATGAACTTGCAAGAATATTAAATAAAATTTCTAATAAACAACTATTGGCTTTAAAAGTAGATGAAGGAGAAGTAATAGGTCCTCTTAATATTAGAATAAAATCTTTTATTGAAACAATAAAAGAAAAAAGAAAAGAGAAAAAAGAATTTAAAATAAAATCTTTAGAAAATGGATATAAAGCTAGATTTAAATATGAAGATAAAAAGTTAAAAACAATTTTAATTCCAAACCTTTCAGAAGCATTTAGTGAAATTGCTACAGCTGTTGTAAAACACTTAGGTTATAAAGCTAAAAGACTTGAAATTGCTGATGAAAGAGCTATAGAACTTGCTAAAAAATACGTACATAATGATATGTGTTATCCAGCTTTTATAAATACTGGAGAAATGTTAAAAGTCTTGGAAGAAAAAAAATATAATCCTAATGAAATTGCTTTTGGACTTGCTCAAAATTGTGAAGATTGTAGAGCAGCACAGTATCTAATGGTCATAAGAAATGCTTTAAATTCATTTGGTTATGAAAATATTCCTATAGTAACTACAGGTAATGACCCGCTTGGAGTACATCCTGGAATAAAACTTGGAATAAAATTTCAAGTACGTATGCTTGTAGGAGTAGCAATTATTGATACTTTACAAGTAATAAAAAGAAAAATAAAACCTTATGAAGTGAATAAAGGTGAAACAAAACAAGTTTATGAATATTATGTAAAAAAAATTGCTAATTCTCTTGAAAAAGGATTTTTTGAACCTTTTAATATATTTGAGAAAGCTGTAGAAAGATTTAATAAGATAGAAACAAAACAAGAATACAAACCAAAAGTTTTTTTTATTGGTGAAATTCTTATGAACTATCATTCAACAGCAAATTATAAAATAGTTGAATATCTAGAAAATAATGGACTAGAAGTAATAATGGCTGGAATGGTTGATTTCTTTAGAAGAGAAGTTATTACAATAAAAGAAGGGATAAAAAAACATCATTTCCCAAACCCTGCATTAAGTTTTTTATATGCAGATGTTACAGATAAAGCTTATCATTATGTTCTTAAAGAAATTAATAAACGAATGAAAAACTTTAAATTTTATGAAAAAAAAATAAGTATTAAAGATTTAAGTAAAAAAATAGAAGGACTTGTAGATAAATCATATAATTCAGGAGAAACATGGTTAATACCTGCTGAGATATTAGAATATGCCGAAAAAGGAGTGAAATCTTTTATTATTGTACAGCCATTCGGATGTCTTCCAAATCATGTTACAGGTAGAGGATTAATAAAACCTATGAAAAAACGTTATCCTGATATACAAATTCTTGCATTAGATTACGATCAAAATACAAGTTTTGCAAATATAGAAAATAGATTACAAATGTTAATAATGAATGCAAAATAA
- a CDS encoding restriction endonuclease subunit S — MSADNNVPKGWVETTLGLFPEQWKIITAENFCIKIADGTHNSPKKTKEGKLLITSKNIKNSKLETSSAYNISIEDFTEINKRSKVDKWDILLSMIGTVGEVCLLNNKPDFAIKNVGLFKCGDETKAKWLFYFLISKIGQNYILSRLSGTTQKYITLGELRKFPIPVPPLQEQVAITKILTAFDDKIELLQAQNKTLETTAQTIFKEWFVEEAGEDWDRVSLGNSELSKIIGSGLTEFRGEKIYLATADVQNEKIVNTETFITFNKRPSRANMQPVLNSVWFAKKGSVRKVLMFDLNSKEEVEKYILSTGFSGLKTTNLSHYYIWLFVFSKEFQEIKDNLLSGSVQADINNDGIKNIMIPKPDNNILEKFNNIVEPLFHKIQKNNSQIQTLKQTRDTLLPKLMSGQLRVDEFKESAVC; from the coding sequence ATGAGTGCAGATAATAATGTACCAAAAGGTTGGGTGGAGACTACTTTGGGTTTGTTTCCTGAACAATGGAAAATAATAACAGCAGAAAATTTTTGTATAAAAATTGCAGATGGAACTCATAACTCACCTAAAAAAACAAAAGAAGGAAAGTTGTTAATAACTTCTAAAAATATTAAGAATAGTAAATTAGAAACATCTTCTGCATACAATATTTCCATTGAAGATTTTACTGAAATTAACAAAAGAAGCAAAGTTGACAAATGGGATATTTTATTATCAATGATTGGAACTGTTGGAGAGGTTTGTTTATTAAATAATAAACCTGATTTTGCCATAAAGAATGTTGGATTATTCAAATGTGGAGATGAAACAAAGGCTAAGTGGTTATTTTATTTTTTAATTAGTAAGATTGGTCAGAATTATATATTGAGTAGACTATCTGGGACAACTCAAAAATATATAACTCTTGGAGAGCTCAGAAAATTTCCAATTCCAGTCCCCCCACTCCAAGAACAAGTCGCCATAACAAAAATACTAACCGCCTTTGATGACAAAATAGAACTCTTACAAGCCCAAAACAAAACCTTAGAAACCACCGCTCAAACCATTTTTAAAGAGTGGTTTGTGGAAGAAGCAGGGGAGGATTGGGATAGAGTTAGTTTAGGTAATTCTGAGTTATCTAAAATAATAGGAAGTGGACTTACAGAATTTAGAGGAGAAAAGATATATCTTGCTACTGCTGATGTTCAAAATGAAAAAATTGTTAACACAGAAACTTTTATAACATTTAACAAAAGACCTTCAAGAGCAAATATGCAACCCGTATTAAATTCTGTATGGTTTGCAAAAAAAGGTAGTGTTAGAAAAGTACTGATGTTTGATTTAAATTCAAAAGAAGAAGTTGAAAAATATATTTTATCAACAGGATTTAGTGGATTAAAAACTACAAATCTATCTCATTATTATATTTGGCTATTCGTATTTAGTAAAGAATTTCAAGAAATTAAAGATAATTTATTGAGTGGTAGTGTTCAAGCTGATATTAATAATGACGGGATTAAAAATATTATGATTCCAAAACCAGATAATAACATTTTAGAAAAATTCAATAATATCGTTGAACCATTGTTTCATAAAATTCAAAAAAATAATTCCCAAATCCAAACCTTAAAACAAACCCGCGACACCCTATTACCAAAATTAATGAGCGGGCAGTTGCGAGTTGATGAATTTAAAGAGAGTGCGGTATGTTAA
- a CDS encoding permease, with translation MLGYIFNFGWLYDLIKLLVENVFNLQMNTRLGESIHFFFYDSIKIIILLSFMIFTITYIRSYFPLEKTKKIIEKYNGFSAHLMASLLGIVTPFCSCSSIPLFIGFVEAGIPIGVTFSFLITSPIVNEAAFAVLLGSFGWKIATIYVITGVIIGIIGGIIIRLLKMEKYVEEYVYKMKAGNAIIEEMTQKDRVNYAKEHVIEIVQKIWIYLLIGIGIGALIHGWAPAELLAKYAGPNNPIAVIVGVLFGIPLYSNALGTIPIAEALINKGVGIGTALAFMMAVTALSLPEMILLKKVIKPRLITTFVIITGISIIIVGYLFNWLL, from the coding sequence ATGTTAGGATATATTTTTAATTTTGGATGGCTTTATGATCTAATAAAGCTATTAGTAGAAAATGTTTTTAATCTTCAAATGAATACAAGACTTGGTGAAAGTATACATTTTTTCTTTTATGATAGTATAAAGATTATAATTCTTCTTAGTTTTATGATTTTTACTATTACTTATATTAGAAGTTATTTCCCACTTGAAAAAACAAAAAAAATAATTGAAAAATATAATGGATTTAGTGCTCACTTAATGGCGTCCTTACTCGGAATAGTTACTCCTTTTTGTTCTTGTTCTTCTATTCCTTTATTTATCGGTTTTGTAGAAGCTGGAATTCCTATTGGTGTTACTTTTTCATTTCTAATTACATCTCCCATAGTAAATGAAGCTGCTTTTGCTGTATTGCTTGGTAGTTTTGGTTGGAAAATAGCTACAATTTATGTAATAACAGGAGTTATTATAGGTATAATTGGCGGTATAATAATTAGACTTCTTAAAATGGAAAAATATGTAGAAGAATATGTATACAAAATGAAAGCTGGAAATGCAATTATTGAAGAAATGACACAAAAAGATAGAGTTAATTATGCTAAAGAACATGTAATAGAAATAGTACAAAAAATTTGGATATATTTATTAATTGGTATAGGAATAGGAGCATTAATTCATGGATGGGCTCCAGCAGAACTTTTAGCAAAATATGCAGGCCCTAATAATCCTATAGCTGTAATAGTTGGTGTTTTATTTGGTATACCTTTGTATTCAAATGCTCTAGGAACTATTCCAATAGCAGAAGCATTAATTAATAAAGGAGTAGGAATAGGTACTGCATTAGCATTTATGATGGCAGTTACAGCTCTTTCATTACCAGAAATGATATTACTTAAAAAAGTAATTAAACCTCGATTAATAACTACATTTGTTATAATTACAGGTATATCAATAATTATTGTTGGATATCTATTTAATTGGTTATTATAA
- a CDS encoding DUF2188 domain-containing protein — protein MGKNQHVVPHGKDWAVKGAGNSKATKVTKTQGEAIKKATEIAKNQKSDTKIHGKDGKIRAGNSYGSDPCPPKDKK, from the coding sequence ATGGGAAAAAATCAACATGTAGTTCCACATGGAAAGGATTGGGCAGTTAAGGGAGCAGGAAATTCAAAGGCGACTAAAGTAACTAAAACACAAGGCGAAGCTATTAAAAAAGCAACAGAAATTGCTAAAAACCAAAAGTCGGATACAAAAATACATGGTAAAGATGGAAAAATAAGGGCAGGGAACAGTTATGGGAGTGATCCTTGCCCACCAAAAGATAAAAAATAA
- a CDS encoding MFS transporter — MNNDMKKMNKMLLILGLMAFLANGDNYAAAPLLIDIAKDLNLNIQTAALSVTAYMLSFGLFTLLFGPLSDRYGKTKIINIAALGTATFSILGGFAFNLPSLIFFRAVNGAFGAGIFPVTMALVGQSFDNQNRQKALGKVMGLMFLGGATATAIGGALAYFGSWRIVYIGYGIAELILALAMLKMLERDNPVVNKLNFISAYKVPLSNYRFMRLVTLIFFVGFSVFGSFTYSGKLLQSITGFNILQVGLILSLFGVGTVIGGKIVPKARIILKHGFLITAGILGFMSLFAISSYKNVWILGISLIGFGIAFIFMQTTLISTAQEKLPKMRGTAMSLASFNMFVGGASGTALNGYIMKQYTISKIFYNTSYILLTVGFIAAIFVARFEMRKAKGYYNNQ, encoded by the coding sequence ATGAACAATGATATGAAAAAAATGAATAAAATGTTGTTAATACTTGGATTAATGGCCTTTTTAGCAAATGGCGATAACTATGCCGCAGCACCTCTTTTAATTGACATAGCAAAAGATTTAAATCTTAACATTCAAACTGCAGCATTATCAGTTACGGCATATATGCTATCTTTTGGATTATTTACTTTATTATTTGGTCCATTATCAGATAGATACGGAAAAACTAAAATAATAAACATTGCAGCACTTGGGACAGCTACATTTAGTATTTTAGGAGGCTTTGCTTTTAATTTACCATCTCTTATATTTTTTAGAGCTGTCAACGGAGCTTTTGGAGCAGGTATTTTCCCTGTAACTATGGCACTTGTAGGACAAAGTTTTGATAATCAAAATAGACAAAAAGCACTTGGTAAAGTAATGGGACTTATGTTTTTAGGTGGTGCTACAGCTACAGCAATAGGTGGCGCATTAGCATACTTTGGTTCTTGGCGTATCGTTTATATCGGATATGGTATAGCTGAATTAATTTTAGCTTTAGCTATGTTAAAAATGCTTGAAAGAGATAACCCTGTAGTTAATAAACTTAACTTTATTTCAGCTTATAAAGTTCCTTTATCAAATTATAGATTTATGAGATTAGTTACTTTGATATTTTTTGTAGGTTTTAGTGTATTTGGAAGTTTTACATATTCTGGAAAATTACTCCAATCAATTACAGGATTCAATATACTTCAAGTTGGATTAATTTTATCATTATTTGGAGTAGGAACTGTAATAGGTGGAAAAATTGTTCCGAAAGCAAGAATTATTTTAAAACATGGTTTTTTAATAACAGCAGGAATATTAGGATTTATGTCGTTATTTGCAATATCATCTTATAAAAATGTGTGGATATTAGGAATTAGTTTAATAGGATTTGGTATAGCATTTATCTTTATGCAAACTACTCTTATTTCTACAGCTCAAGAAAAATTACCTAAAATGAGAGGAACTGCTATGTCTCTTGCATCATTTAATATGTTTGTAGGTGGTGCTAGTGGAACAGCACTTAATGGTTATATAATGAAACAATATACTATATCGAAAATTTTTTATAATACTTCCTATATATTACTTACAGTAGGATTTATTGCAGCTATATTTGTAGCTAGATTTGAAATGAGAAAAGCAAAAGGCTATTATAACAATCAATAA